In the genome of Bos mutus isolate GX-2022 chromosome 20, NWIPB_WYAK_1.1, whole genome shotgun sequence, one region contains:
- the PRKAA1 gene encoding 5'-AMP-activated protein kinase catalytic subunit alpha-1 isoform X2 yields MVMEYVSGGELFDYICKNGRLDEKESRRLFQQILSGVDYCHRHMVVHRDLKPENVLLDAHMNAKIADFGLSNMMSDGEFLRTSCGSPNYAAPEVISGRLYAGPEVDIWSSGVILYALLCGTLPFDDDHVPTLFKKICDGIFYTPQYLNPSVISLLKHMLQVDPMKRATIKDIREHEWFKQDLPKYLFPEDPSYSSTMIDDEALKEVCEKFECSEEEVLSCLYNRNHQDPLAVAYHLIIDNRRIMNEAKDFYLATSPPDSFLDDHHLTRPHPERVPFLVAETPRARHTLDELNPQKSKHQGVRKAKWHLGIRSQSRPNDIMAEVCRAIKQLDYEWKVVNPYYLRVRRKNPVTSTYSKMSLQLYQVDSRTYLLDFRSIDDEITEAKSGTATPQRSGSVSNYRACQRNDSDAEAQGKSSEASLTSSVTSLDSSPVELTPRPGSHTIEFFEMCANLIKILAQ; encoded by the exons ATGGTGATGGAATATGTCTCAGGAGGAGAGCTATTTGATTATATCTGTAAAAATGGAAGG TTGGATGAAAAAGAAAGTCGACGACTGTTCCAACAAATCCTTTCTGGTGTGGATTACTGTCACAGGCATATGGTGGTCCACAGAGATTTGAAACCTGAAAACGTCCTGCTTGATGCACACATGAATGCAAAGATAGCTGATTTTG GTCTTTCAAACATGATGTCAGATGGTGAATTTTTAAGAACAAGTTGTGGCTCACCCAACTATGCTGCACCAGAAGTAATTTCAGGAAG ATTGTATGCTGGTCCAGAGGTAGATATATGGAGCAGTGGGGTTATTCTGTATGCTTTATTATGTGGAACCCTTCCGTTTGATGATGATCACGTGCCAACTCTTTTTAAGAAGATATGTGATGGGATCTTTTATACCCCTCAATATTTAAATCCTTCTGTGATTAGCCTTTTGAAACATATGCTGCAGGTGGATCCCATGAAGAGAGCCACAATCAAAGATATCAG GGAACATGAATGGTTTAAACAGGACCTTCCAAAATATCTCTTTCCTGAGGATCCATCATATAGCTCAACCATGATTGATGATGAAGCCTTAAAAGAAGTATGTGAAAAATTTGAATGCTCAGAGGAGGAGGTTCTCAGCTGCCTTTATAACAGAAATCACCAGGACCCTTTGGCAGTTGCCTACCACCTCATAATAGATAACAGGAGGATAATGAACGAGGCCAAAGATTTTTACTTGGCAACGAGCCCACCAGATTCGTTTCTCGACGATCACCACTTGACTCGGCCCCATCCTGAAAGAGTACCATTCTTGGTTGCTGAAACTCCCAGGGCGCGCCATACCCTCGATGAATTAAATCCACAGAAATCCAAACACCAAGGTGTAAGGAAAGCAAAATGGCATTTGGGAATTAGAAGTCAAAGTCGGCCAAATGATATCATGGCAGAAGTTTGTAGAGCAATTAAACAGCTGGATTATGAATGGAAG GTTGTAAACCCGTATTATTTGCGTGTTCGGAGGAAGAATCCTGTGACAAGTACATACTCCAAAATGAGTCTGCAGTTATACCAAGTGGATAGTAGAACGTATTTATTGGATTTCCGAAGTATTGATG atGAAATTACTGAAGCCAAATCAGGGACTGCTACGCCACAGAGATCGGGCTCAGTTAGCAACTATCGAGCTTGCCAAAGGAATGATTCAGATGCTGAGGCTCAAGGAAAATCCTCAGAAGCTTCTCTTACCTCATCTGTAACCTCACTTGACTCTT
- the PRKAA1 gene encoding 5'-AMP-activated protein kinase catalytic subunit alpha-1 isoform X3, with the protein MVVHRDLKPENVLLDAHMNAKIADFGLSNMMSDGEFLRTSCGSPNYAAPEVISGRLYAGPEVDIWSSGVILYALLCGTLPFDDDHVPTLFKKICDGIFYTPQYLNPSVISLLKHMLQVDPMKRATIKDIREHEWFKQDLPKYLFPEDPSYSSTMIDDEALKEVCEKFECSEEEVLSCLYNRNHQDPLAVAYHLIIDNRRIMNEAKDFYLATSPPDSFLDDHHLTRPHPERVPFLVAETPRARHTLDELNPQKSKHQGVRKAKWHLGIRSQSRPNDIMAEVCRAIKQLDYEWKVVNPYYLRVRRKNPVTSTYSKMSLQLYQVDSRTYLLDFRSIDDEITEAKSGTATPQRSGSVSNYRACQRNDSDAEAQGKSSEASLTSSVTSLDSSPVELTPRPGSHTIEFFEMCANLIKILAQ; encoded by the exons ATGGTGGTCCACAGAGATTTGAAACCTGAAAACGTCCTGCTTGATGCACACATGAATGCAAAGATAGCTGATTTTG GTCTTTCAAACATGATGTCAGATGGTGAATTTTTAAGAACAAGTTGTGGCTCACCCAACTATGCTGCACCAGAAGTAATTTCAGGAAG ATTGTATGCTGGTCCAGAGGTAGATATATGGAGCAGTGGGGTTATTCTGTATGCTTTATTATGTGGAACCCTTCCGTTTGATGATGATCACGTGCCAACTCTTTTTAAGAAGATATGTGATGGGATCTTTTATACCCCTCAATATTTAAATCCTTCTGTGATTAGCCTTTTGAAACATATGCTGCAGGTGGATCCCATGAAGAGAGCCACAATCAAAGATATCAG GGAACATGAATGGTTTAAACAGGACCTTCCAAAATATCTCTTTCCTGAGGATCCATCATATAGCTCAACCATGATTGATGATGAAGCCTTAAAAGAAGTATGTGAAAAATTTGAATGCTCAGAGGAGGAGGTTCTCAGCTGCCTTTATAACAGAAATCACCAGGACCCTTTGGCAGTTGCCTACCACCTCATAATAGATAACAGGAGGATAATGAACGAGGCCAAAGATTTTTACTTGGCAACGAGCCCACCAGATTCGTTTCTCGACGATCACCACTTGACTCGGCCCCATCCTGAAAGAGTACCATTCTTGGTTGCTGAAACTCCCAGGGCGCGCCATACCCTCGATGAATTAAATCCACAGAAATCCAAACACCAAGGTGTAAGGAAAGCAAAATGGCATTTGGGAATTAGAAGTCAAAGTCGGCCAAATGATATCATGGCAGAAGTTTGTAGAGCAATTAAACAGCTGGATTATGAATGGAAG GTTGTAAACCCGTATTATTTGCGTGTTCGGAGGAAGAATCCTGTGACAAGTACATACTCCAAAATGAGTCTGCAGTTATACCAAGTGGATAGTAGAACGTATTTATTGGATTTCCGAAGTATTGATG atGAAATTACTGAAGCCAAATCAGGGACTGCTACGCCACAGAGATCGGGCTCAGTTAGCAACTATCGAGCTTGCCAAAGGAATGATTCAGATGCTGAGGCTCAAGGAAAATCCTCAGAAGCTTCTCTTACCTCATCTGTAACCTCACTTGACTCTT